Proteins from a genomic interval of Anabrus simplex isolate iqAnaSimp1 chromosome 13, ASM4041472v1, whole genome shotgun sequence:
- the LOC136884989 gene encoding epoxide hydrolase 4, whose product MGSDCYEECIVSISFWDSFKIHFFSFLVGSWVILKRCLRMLWNSKDFSVESRDTPPACLIDSSFGQHSYMKLKGVKLHYVESGSRHQPLLLLLHGFPDCWLGWRHQIQAFSKHFRIVALDLKGFGDSDKPAWRTSYRTDVILSELHSFIEALGVTRCTLIGHDLGALLGWYLIHRYPELVEKFVSISCPHPNIYWTELPRASTFNSSWVNFIQLPYLPETEALQGDLSIINQCFQHLQKKKEDAPYVDAYKYSFSRKEDWTGPINYYRNLPFYRVSEESGMVQVPCLLVTGNKDHFINLESMVKSTDYTDRFTVKIIDGAGHFPHQEMPEAVNKLLMNFLVVPESPPKVIKPQSGSGLMNRMFGAVSSTVKYGNQVVLDVVQRKTSDVVNGSAAKHLHS is encoded by the exons ATGGGGAGCGATTGCTATGAAGAATGCATTGTATCTATTTCGTTTTGGGATTCATTTAAAATCCATTTTTTCTCGTTCCTGGTGGGAAGTTGGGTCATTCTGAAAAGATGTTTGCGTATGTTATGGAATTCGAAAGACTTTTCCGTAGAAAGCCGCGATACACCACCGGCGTGCTTGATTGATTCCTCATTTGGTCAGCATTCATACATGAAGTTAAAG GGTGTGAAACTTCATTATGTTGAATCGGGCAGTAGACATCAACCACTTCTACTGCTCCTTCATGGATTTCCCGATTGTTGGCTTGGCTGGAGACATCAAATTCAAGCTTTTTCAAAGCATTTTAG GATTGTTGCTCTTGATCTGAAAGGCTTTGGGGACTCGGACAAGCCAGCATGGAGAACCAGTTACAGGACGGATGTTATTCTAAGTGAACTTCATAGCTTCATTGAAGCTCTGGGAGTTACCAGATGTACACTGATAGGACATGATCTTGGAGCACTGCTGGGTTGGTACCTGATACATCGCTATCCTGAGCTAGTGGAGAAGTTTGTGTCCATATCCTGCCCCCATCCCAATATATACTGGACTGAGCTTCCTCGAGCAAGTACCTTCAATTCAAG CTGGGTGAATTTCATCCAACTACCTTATCTGCCTGAAACTGAAGCTCTCCAGGGAGACTTGAGTATTATTAACCAGTGCTTCCAACATCtccagaagaagaaagaagatgctCCTTATGTTGATGCTTACAAGTACTCATTCTCTAGAAAAG AGGACTGGACCGGCCCCATCAACTACTACCGGAACCTGCCATTCTACCGCGTGAGTGAAGAAAGCGGGATGGTGCAAGTTCCATGCCTGTTGGTGACTGGCAATAAAGACCATTTCATCAATCTTGAGAGCATGGTGAAGTCCACAGATTACACAGACAGGTTTACGGTCAAAATCATTGATGGAGCTGGGCACTTCCCTCATCAGGAAATGCCAGAAGCTGTTAATAAACTACTAATGAACTTCCTTGTCG TTCCAGAGTCCCCACCCAAGGTGATAAAACCGCAGTCGGGGAGCGGATTGATGAATCGTATGTTCGGTGCTGTGAGTTCCACAGTTAAGTACGGCAACCAAGTAGTACTTGATGTAGTCCAGAGGAAGACCAGTGATGTTGTGAATGGTTCTGCTGCTAAGCACCTACATAGCTGA